The Micromonas commoda chromosome 16, complete sequence genome has a window encoding:
- a CDS encoding predicted protein — protein sequence MGIGAFLKGAVKGVKGAVKKILPKKDDSKGSAADAKAPLMNSAFVFIKPHANTRAVQDLVVAKLTSKRVKILAEGDIAAAKIDKDKLIDQHYYAIASKATLLKPEQLPVPEAKFEAKFGVSWKQALADGLVYNAIDACAKLGVDADGLDAKWQAAKAAGDMEKFGGGFYGAKLGDGIFVFNGFFMTMRAAFVAPGASIHYYVVEWDPADLKWSEFRGDLLGPTDPAVAPLASLRGEIYAEWKALGLPNEPFTGENGVHASASPLEGLAERANWLKASVSKDSFGKAALAAGVPRKALDSWFVDPRVRVKGGESGSVFDMLEDLDADECLAAMLTIERE from the coding sequence ATGGGcatcggcgcgttcctcAAGGGCGCCGTCAAGGGCGTCAAGGGAGCCGTCAAGAAGATCCTCCCCAAGAAGGACGATTCCAAGGGAtcagccgccgacgccaaggcgccTCTCATGAACTCGGCCTTCGTGTTCATCAAGCCCCACGCCAACACCCGAGCGGTGCaggacctcgtcgtcgccaagctcACCTCCAAGAGGGTCaagatcctcgccgagggcgacatcgccgcggccaagatCGACAAGGACAAGCTCATCGATCAGCACTACtacgccatcgcgtccaagGCGACGCTGCTGAAACCCGAACAGCTCCCGGTGCCCGAGGCAAAGTTCGAGGCCAAGTTCGGCGTTTCCTGGAAacaggcgctcgcggacggtCTCGTGTAcaacgccatcgacgcgtgcgccaagctcggcgtcgacgccgacggcctcgacgccaaGTGGCAggcggcaaaggcggcgggcgacatGGAGaagttcggcggcggcttctacggcgccaagctcggcgacggcatctTCGTCTTCAACGGCTTCTTCATGACCAtgcgcgccgccttcgtcgcgcccggaGCGTCCATCCACTACTACGTCGTGGAGTGGGACCCTGCCGACTTAAAGTGGAGCGAAttccgcggcgatctcctcggccCCACGGATCCGGCagtcgcgcccctcgcgtccctccggGGAGAGATTTACGCGGAATGGAAAGCGCTCGGCCTTCCCAACGAGCCGTTCACGGGCGAGAACGGCGtgcacgcgtccgcgtcgcccctcgagggcctcgccgagcgcgccaacTGGCTCAAGGCGTCCGTCTCGAAGGATTCCTTCggcaaggcggcgctcgcggcgggggtgccTAGGAAGGCGTTGGACTCCTGGTTCGTGgacccgcgggtgcgggtgAAGGGCGGCGAGTCGGGGAGCGTGTTCGACATgctcgaggacctcgacgcggacgagtgcctcgccgcgatgctcaCGATCGAGAGGGAGTGA
- a CDS encoding predicted protein: protein MRAVIQRVKSASVTVDGAVVSSIGPGLVVLVGIGGDDTEEDAEYVAGKCLRARLFPGDPPLGEGGAKNWDGAKPWDRSVMDIDGEVLFVSQFTLHGYFKGNRPDFHRAMAPEQAKAFYRDFLACARERVYAGKGTRIKDGIFGAKMDVALVNDGPVTLLMDSRDRK, encoded by the coding sequence ATGAGGGCGGTCATTCAGAGGGTCAAGAGCGCGTCCGTcaccgtggacggcgcggtggtaTCGTCCATCGGCCCCGGGCTCGTGGTCCTCGTGGGCAtaggcggcgacgacaccgaGGAGGATGCGGAGTACGTCGCGGGGAAGtgcctccgcgctcgcctgtTCCCTGGAGACCCGCCATtgggcgaggggggcgcgaAGAATTGGGACGGCGCCAAGCCTTGGGACAGGAGCGTCATggacatcgacggcgaggtcctcTTCGTGTCGCAGTTTACCCTCCACGGCTACTTCAAGGGGAACCGCCCGGACTTCCACAGAGCCATGGCGCCGGAGCAGGCGAAGGCGTTCTACCGAGATTtcctcgcgtgcgccagGGAGAGGGTGTACGCGGGCAAGGGGACGCGAATAAAGGACGGGATATTCGGCGCCAAGATGGACGTCGCGCTGGTGAACGACGGACCCGTCACGCTGCTGATGGACAGCCGCGATCGCAAGTAG
- a CDS encoding predicted protein encodes MALAALAPSRASTVRIRPTEPARCRLDAFTHRRNPRRGGGHLRGWRTITLASDVDPAAAHPPPRSFDPSTLNVRHFINLKNGVEAIPTLRAVGIDDYAFVRIQSTLCEAGDMEKMMLELDANLLVSLALGYSCVVYDFGSRDKKRGVPRALWYGLEFARFALNRYWFDGDDAAVTTDRRGPVLRGKRVDDDFRRKLASLSKSAKKRIKYYRKFVTPEVRATYPGVRLVGAYAVTAKDDDEGFYAETLRGWCAPTADDASNVTAVSGAAAVAGGKTKAKVSPPRTEAEVAAALEGAGLSMFYGGEHDEEWTNRWVHHREA; translated from the coding sequence atggccctcgccgcgctcgccccgtcgcgcgcctcgaccgtGCGTATCCGCCCGACTGAGCCCGCGAGAtgccgcctcgacgcgttcacgCACCGCCGAaacccccgtcgcggcggtgggcacCTCCGGGGCTGGCGAACGATAaccctcgcgagcgacgtcgaccccgcTGCTGCGcaccccccgccgcgctcgttcgACCCGTCCACGCTCAACGTCCGGCACTTCATCAACCTCAagaacggcgtcgaggcgatcccgaccctccgcgccgtcggcatcgacgacTACGCCTTCGTCAGGATCCAGAGCACCTTGTGCGAAGCGGGCGACATGGAGAAGATgatgctcgagctcgacgccaacCTCCTCGTGTCCCTGGCACTGGGATACAGCTGCGTCGTCTACGATTTCGGCAGCAGGGACAAGAAACGCGGGGTACCGCGGGCGCTCTGGTACGGCCTGGAGTTTGCCAGGTTCGCGCTGAACCGGTACtggttcgacggcgacgacgcggccgtgacgacggaccgccgcggaccggTGCTGCGGGGcaaacgcgtcgacgacgattttCGGCGCAAGCTCGCTTCGCTGTCCAAGAGCGCCAAGAAACGCATCAAGTACTACCGCAAGTTCGTGACCCCGGAGGTGCGAGCCACGTACCCCGGGGTTCGGCTCGTGGGTGCGtacgcggtgacggcgaaggacgacgacgaagggtTCTACGCCGAGACCCTACGCGGGTggtgcgcgccgacggctgaTGATGCGTCGAATGTGACAGCTGTgtcgggagcggcggcggtggcgggagGGAAGACGAAGGCGAAGGTTTCCCCTCCGaggacggaggcggaggtggcggcggcgttggaggGGGCAGGGTTGTCGATGTTCTACGGGGGCGAACACGACGAGGAGTGGACGAACCGATGGGTGCACCACCGGGAGGCGTGA
- a CDS encoding predicted protein, translating into MSRRTLGGLDGPDADADFWRWARARGVVAVRCEARDVAEGWRGIVATEDIERDAVVLRVPGDILMSARSMERDEQLRDALRTHGETRSMTPADKLAVHLLLEASRGRGSRWHEYISRLPRAYNLLCCWTRRERAMLQDPAAIAVARRARDATRQSWERARDVLAALGLTLANRWGSIDAWRWARCTVSSRTVYVPYDAAGALCPVGDLFNYAPPPPPHRHAIVGTPLEGGDEGKDDDEGKDDDKRGEDDDKGGEEGKRWTVSGDGAWDEASREYVFRARRPYVAGEQIMLCYGRHTNLGLLEHYGFLLDEKESETGDEPGNPHDAAAFALGFDLDDTDDATAVTTSVTTTTTTTTVVEASAVDGSLEWEATRMLRLWAARRRSGAGGGGKGGGGKGGGGKGGGGKGGGAADKRIRDAASRGFAVGADVERRAFEAVADAAAAALTSVHLATTAKFDSELLARAKEAAWKRDSEGLGGTSEDGSSLPGGGCEPGEAPREWARGDGGDGDDEDGGEGGEEEEWDGEEVDPDSNAGLALRWRLCHKRALQRAYRAAAARVEEASGGGGGGRGGGGGRGATVSRPRLR; encoded by the coding sequence atgtcGCGGCGGACCCTCGGCGGTCTAGACGgtcccgacgccgacgccgatttttggcgatgggcgcgcgcccgcggcgtcgtcgcggttaGATGCGAGgcacgcgacgtcgccgagggatGGCGGGGCATCGTCGCGACCGAGGacatcgagcgcgacgcggtcgtgCTCCGCGTGCCCGGCGACATCCTGATGAGCGCCAGGTCGATGGAACGCGACGAACAGCTGCGCGATGCGTTGAGAACGCACGGCGAGACCCGTTCGATGACGCCCGCGGACAAGCTCGCGGtgcacctcctcctcgaggcaTCCAGAGGTCGCGGCTCGAGATGGCACGAGTACATCTCGAGACTGCCCCGAGCGTACAACCTGCTGTGCTGCTGgactcgccgcgagcgcgcgatgctccaggatcccgccgccatcgccgtcgcgagacgcgcgcgcgatgcgacgcgccAATCGtgggaacgcgcgcgcgacgtcctcgccgcgctggggTTGACCCTCGCCAATCGATGGGGCTCGATCGACGcgtggcggtgggcgcgctGCACCGTCAGCAGCAGGACCGTGTACGTGCcctacgacgccgcgggggcgctgtGCCCGGTGGGGGACCTGTTCAACTacgcccccccgccgccgccgcatcggcacgccatcgtcggaaccccgctcgagggcggcgacgaggggaaggacgacgacgaagggaaggacgacgacaaacggggggaggacgacgacaaagGGGGGGAGGAAGGGAAGAGGTGGACGGtgtcgggcgacggcgcttgGGACGAGGCATCGCGCGAGTACGTcttccgcgcgcgtcgcccgtacgtcgccggcgagcagATCATGCTGTGCTACGGCCGCCACACGAACCTGGGACTGTTGGAGCACTACGGCTTCCTCCTGGATGAAAAAGAGTCTGAGACGGGCGACGAGCCGGGGAAcccgcacgacgccgcggcgtttgCGCTCGggttcgacctcgacgatACAGATGACGCAACGGCCGTTACGACGTccgttacgacgacgacgacgacgacgaccgtgGTGGAggcctccgcggtggacgggtCGTTGGAGTGGGAGGCGACGCGAATGCTTCGGCTCTGGGccgctcgacgacgctcgggcgccggcggagggggCAAAGGCGGAGGGGGCAAAGGCGGAGGGGGCAAAGGCGGAGGGGGCAAAGGCGGAGGGGCGGCGGATAAGCGGATCAgggacgccgcctccaggggcttcgcggtgggcgccgacgtcgagagGAGGGCGTTTGAagcggtggcggacgcggcggcggcggcgttgacgagcGTTCacctggcgacgacggcgaagttCGACTCGGAGCTTCTCGCGAGGGCGAAAGAGGCGGCGTGGAAGAGGGACTCGGAGGGGCTCGGAGGGACCTCGGAGGACGGGTCCTCCCTACCCGGGGGTGGATGCGAGCCCGGAGAGGCGCCCCGCGAGTGGgcgcgaggagacggcggggacggcgacgacgaggacggcggggagggcggcgaggaggaggagtgggacggcgaggaggtcgacCCGGACTCCAACGCGGGTCTCGCGCTGCGGTGGAGGCTGTGTCACAAGCGGGCGCTGCAGAGGGCGtacagggcggcggcggcgagggtagAGGAGGCgagcggaggaggcggaggaggacggggcggcggaggaggacggggcgcgACCGTCTCCAGGCCGAGGCTTCGCTGA
- a CDS encoding predicted protein, translating into MATEQTYIMIKPDGVQRGLVGQIIQRFEQKGFFLRGMKMMQVEKSHAEKHYADLSSKPFFGDLVDYMCSGPVVCMVWEGKEVVKTGRKIIGATNPLASEPGTIRGDFCIELGRNVIHGSDAVESAQHEIGLWFPEGVTNYEHTAKAWIYE; encoded by the exons ATGGCTACCGAGCAGACCTACATCATGATCAagcccgacggcgtccagcgcggcctcgtcggccAGATCATCCAGCGCTTCGAGCAGAAGGGCTTCTTCCTCCGCGGCATGAAGATGATGCAGGTGGAGAAGTCGCACGCCGAGAAGCACTACGCCGATCTCTCCTCCAAGCCCTTCttcggcgacctcgtcgactACATGTGCTCCGGCCCCGTCGTGTGCATGGTCTGGGAGGGCAAGGAGGTCGTCAAGACCGGCCGCAAGATCATCGGCGCCACCAACCCTCT CGCCTCCGAGCCCGGCACCATCCGAGGCGATTTCTGCATCGAGCTCGGCCGCAACGTCATCCAcggctccgacgccgtcgagtcCGCGCAGCACGAGATCGGCCTCTGGTTCCCCGAGGGCGTCACCAACTACGAGCACACCGCCAAGGCCTGGATCTACGAGTAa
- a CDS encoding predicted protein, which yields MRAIYGDVDVKIIAVLREPVARLHAAYSHYEHYAKHFKSFDEFVNLFVDAFEECAGEHGVEGCAHRFEAYHPKYEAVFYHADQLIKTMYAVFLEGWLAMFGAENVLVLRTEDVFHSDPNVRKEQLKKALSHLGLADVTESALDAMDACDEECNADDAAMATRKYEAGDVSPETRAKLDAFFAPQLADLAAMLGDEKWRWPGYRGV from the coding sequence ATGCGCGCCATctacggcgacgtggacgtcaaGATCATCGCCGTGCTGAGGGAGCCCGTCGCGAGGCTTCACGCCGCGTATTCGCACTACGAGCACTACGCCAAGCACTTTAAAAGCTTTGACGAATTCGTAAACCtcttcgtcgacgcgttcgaggagtGCGCTGGCGAGCACGGCGTGGAGGGATGCGCGCACAGGTTCGAGGCGTACCACCCCAAGTACGAGGCTGTGTTCTACCACGCCGATCAGCTCATAAAGACGATGTACGCGGTGTTTTTGGAGGGTTGGCTCGCGATGTTTGGCGCGGAGAACGTGCTGGTGCTGAGAACGGAGGACGTGTTCCACTCGGACCCGAACGTGCGCAAAGAACAGCTGAAAAAGGCGCTCAGTCACCTCGGATTGGCGGACGTCACGGAGAGCGCGTTGGACGCCatggacgcgtgcgacgaggAGTGcaacgccgacgacgctgcgatggcgacgaggaagTACGAAGCCGGCGACGTGAGCCCGGAGActcgcgccaagctcgacgcGTTCTTCGCCCCACAActggcggacctcgcggcgatgttAGGGGACGAGAAGTGGAGGTGGCCGGGGTATAGGGGAGTGTAG
- a CDS encoding set domain protein (Predicted SET domain containing protein. ChromDB ID: SDG20119) — MAGASASSDELASRQLSLLLAPPTDDDVAAYYASLLAPGRPGHGDVLVKPSSTYRGRGLFAARDFAQGERVLCEPPLVGIQQESNREDATVCAQCFRYVGSIERQIATRLLRDSHREACEGVVERRVLEELAQGTRTLPNSSHFPLPECFECHGGCDRNSYCSDACASNAWSRHERHLCVGPCGVSGRGLAATAFVNHAKETNDIFPLAARVLLETAYAAENKRNNRIEPAMNPDDAHDDADQCLVDAWRPYAVAHKGVWWETVAKPADVPDGAGEDEFRASMRDIAAESLNLLRATLALSDANVLDRYPGLFTIEVYAVVIGMFELNNLEVAVASPVEDYFLAADETFPEDSPERLVTDPLLDALDVRYCVPCEGTGFFALQSQLNSDCDPNVTPLKDDGDVDGSCVLVAKRAVKKGEELTMCYVDEDADVRERRAELADYGFECACERCERESAGLGQARRGGKTK, encoded by the exons atggcgggcgcgtccgcatCATCCGACGAGCTCGCATCGCGGCAGCtctcgctcctcctcgcgccgccgacggacgacgacgtcgccgcgtattacgcctccctcctcgccccgGGCCGGCCcggccacggcgacgtcctcgtgaAGCCCTCGTCAACGTACCGAGGGCGCGGGttgttcgcggcgcgggactttgcgcagggcgagcgcgtcctgtGCGAGCCCCCGCTGGTGGGCATCCAGCAGGAGAGCAaccgcgaggacgccacgGTGTGCGCGCAGTGCTTCAGGTACGTCGGATCGATCGAGCGCCAGATCGCGACCCGACTGCTTCGCGACTCGCACAGAGAGGCGTGCGAGGGCGTGGTggagcgccgcgtgctcgaggagctggcgCAGGGCACTAGGACCTTGCCCAACTCGTCGCACTTCCCTCTGCCCGAGTGCTTCGAGTGCCACGGGGGTTGCGACCGGAACTCGTACTGctccgacgcgtgcgcgtcgaacgcgtggTCCAGACACGAGCGACACCTCTGCGTCGGGCCGTGCGGCGTGAGTGGGCGGGGTTTagccgccaccgccttcgTCAACCACGCCAAGGAGACGAACGACATCttcccgctcgccgcgagggttcTCCTCGAGacggcgtacgccgcggagaacAAACGCAACAATCGC ATCGAACCCGCGATgaacccggacgacgcgcacgacgacgcggaccaATGCCTGGTCGACGCGTGGCGCCCGTACGCCGTGGCGCACAAGGGCGTGTGGTGGGAGACGGTGGCCAAACCGGCGGATGTTCcggatggcgccggcgaggacgagttTCGAGCTTCGATGcgcgacatcgccgccgagtcgctCAACTTGTTGAGAGCCACGCTGGCGCTCTCCGACGCGAACGTGCTGGACCGGTACCCCGGCCTGTTCACGATAGAGGTGTACGCCGTGGTCATCGGCATGTTCGAGCTCAACAACCTCGAGGTtgccgtcgcgtcccccgtGGAGGATTACTTTCTCGCGGCGGATGAAACCTTTCCGGAAGATTCGCCCGAACGTCTCGTCACCGACCCTCTCCTGGACGCGTTGGATGTGCGATACTGCGTCCCGTGCGAGGGCACCGGGTTCTTCGCGCTGCAGTCGCAACTCAACAGCGACTGCGACCCGAACGTGACGCCCCTgaaggacgacggcgatgtGGACGGTTCGTGCGTGCTGGTAGCGAAGAGGGCTGTTAAGAAAGGCGAGGAGCTGACGATGTGTtacgtggacgaggacgcggacgtgagggagagacgcgcggagctcgcggattACGGGTTCGAGTGCGCGTGCGAGCGGTGCGAGCGCGAGTCGGCGGGCCTCGGCCAGGCGCGCAGGGGCGGCAAGACCAAGTGA
- a CDS encoding predicted protein gives YALLRMTLEAGGAAFIKWGQWASTRYDVFPAQLCKELELLQCGAPEHSWRRTKEILERAYGETQLDEIFAWMDKTPIASGSIAQIHRAKLRNGPLGERPDDVNDEGRYVAVKVRHPGVVEALRRDFAILAWIARATRNVEVLKPFQLEHTVQQFGVHMLQQVDLTTEASNLQKFEKAFSLWGDVSFPVPVGGLATEEVLVETFEDGAANAAAEAAAEMVPVENRALAAIGVKTLLKMLIDDNFLHADLHPGNILVRLPEKNDGRGKTKIPSKPEIVILDTGLATELTPAHQASLAEFFQAIINWDGAGVARNIIAFSSNLQPSFDPESFTSDVTTAVRHFQDSTPRAGDCMAAIFETVQRHHVTLDPNVMVAVVTVMVLEGWQFRLDPSINIL, from the exons TACGCGCTGCTGCGAATGACGCTCGAAgcggggggcgccgcgttcatcaAGTGGGGGCAGTGGGCGTCCACCAGGTACGACGTGTTCCCGGCGCAGCTGTGCAAAGAGCTCGAGCTGCTGCAGTGCGGGGCGCCGGagcacagctggcgccggACGAAGGAGATTCTCGAGAGGGCGTACGGCGAAACGCAGCTCGACGAGATTTTCGCGTGGATGGATAAAACGCCAATCGCATCCGGAAGCATCGCGCAGATTCATCGCGCGAAGCTGCGaaacggc CCCCTGGGCGAACGACCGGACGACGTGAACGACGAGGGTCGGTACGTCGCGGTGAAGGTTCGACACCCGGGTGTGGTGGAGGCGCTGCGAAGGGACTTTGCCATCCTCGCGTGGatcgcgagggcgacgaggaacgTGGAGGTGCTGAAGCCGTTTCAGCTCGAGCACACCGTGCAGCAGTTCGGCGTGCACATGCTCCAGCAAGTTGACCTCACCACGGAGGCTTCCAACTTGCAAAAGTTTGAAAAGGCGTTTTCGCTGTGGGGCGACGTGTCGTTCCCGGTGCCCGTCGGAGGTTTGGCCACCGAGGAGGTCCTCGTCGAGACgttcgaggacggc gcggcgaacgcggcggcggaggcggcggcggagatggtcCCGGTGGAGAACCGCGCTTTGGCCGCCATCGGCGTCAAGACGTTGCTCAAGATGCTCATCGACGACAACTTTCTCCACGCGGATCTTCACCCGGGGAACATCCTCGTCAGACTTCCGG AGAAgaacgacgggcgcggaaAGACGAAGATACCGTCCAAGCCCGAGATTGTCATCCTCGACACCGGGTTGGCCACCGAGCTCACCCCCGCGCACCAagcctcgctcgcggagtTTTTCCAGGCGATAATCAActgggacggcgccggcgtcgcgaggaacATAatcgccttctcctcgaacCTTCAGCCCTCGTTCGACCCCGAGTCTTTCACGTCGGATGTCACGACGGCGGTGCGACACTTCCAGGATAgcacgccccgcgcgggcgactgCATGGCGGCCATCTTCGAGACGGTGCAGCGTCATCACGTGACGCTCGATCCCAACGTCATGGTCGCGGTGGTCACCGTCATGGTCCTGGAGGGTTGGCAGTTTCGGCTCGATCCGTCGATCAACATCCTG
- a CDS encoding predicted protein, whose amino-acid sequence MRAAVLALALCAALVSPAFGFYLPGVAPQDYARDDLINFKVNSIRSDKALPMEYYKLPYCQPDHIVSSAENLGEVLRGDRIFNSLYQIQMRLDERCKVVCRVIALTPPQVKTIHEAIEYEYRVNMILDNLPAAEVRQHLDETGAPIIDETTGQPRKYYERGFPVGVKVSESEDGPHRFYVNNHARFTILYHRDADTDLARIVGFEVEPASVRHEYDRWDDSAPRLKTCAGNADEPHPLGESPQIVAAGEEIVFTYDVVFKSSPVRWASRWDTYLQTQDREIHWFSVVNSAMILLFLSGMVAMIMIRTLRRDITQYNQLETVEETAEETGWKLVHGDVFRPPPAPGALSVCIGTGSQLLGMTFVTMIFAVLGFLSPANRGGLMTAMLMLFVFMGVINGYVTGRMLRGFALTDWQGHTLKTALAFPSVVFAVVFALNLLVWGRRSAAAVPFGTLVALLLLWGAINTPLVYVGSYFGFKTTPPETPVRTNKIPRQVPPQPWYMSPWFSALVGGVLPFGAVFIELFFILTSMWLHQTYYIFGILFLVYLILVLTCAEITIVLCYFQLCGEDYRWWWRSFFTSGSSALYVFMYSAFYFATKLDITRTVPTVMYFCYMGLLSLGFLMITGTVGFVSCLGFVRAIYGSVKID is encoded by the exons ATGCGCGCTgcggtgctcgcgctcgcgctctgcgcggcgctcgtcagCCCCGCGTTCGGGTTCTACCTCCCGGGCGTGGCGCCCCAGGACTACGCCAGG GATGATCTCATCAACTTCAAGGTCAACTCCATCCGCAGCGACAAGGCGCTGCCCATGGAGTACTACAAGCTCCCTTACTGCCAGCCCGATCACatcgtctcctccgccgagaacctcggcgaggtgctccgcggcgaccgcatCTTCAACTCGCTCTACCAGATCCAGATGAGGCTGGACGAGCGCTGCAAGGTGGTCTGTCGCGTCATCGCCCTCACCCCGCCGCAGGTCAAGACCATCCACGAGGCGATCGAGTACGAGTACCGCGTCAACATGATCCTCGACAACCTCCCAGCCGCGGAGGTTCGACAGCACCTGGACGAGACCGGCGCGCCCATCATCGACGAAACCACCGGCCAGCCCCGCAAGTACTACGAGCGAGGCTTCCCCGTGGGCGTCAAGGTGAGCGAATCCGAGGACGGCCCGCACAGGTTTTACGTCAACAACCACGCCAGGTTCACCATCCTGTAccatcgcgacgccgacacCGATCTCGCCCGCATCGTCGGGTTCGAGGTGGAgcccgcgtcggtgaggcACGAGTACGACCGATGGGACgactccgcgccgaggttgaaGACGTGCGCGGGCAACGCGGACGAGCCCCACCCGCTCGGCGAGTCCCCGcagatcgtcgccgcgggcgaggagattGTCTTCACCTACGACGTGGTGTTCAAATCCTCCCCCGTGCGCtgggcgtcgaggtgggATACCTACCTGCAGACCCAGGACAGGGAGATTCACTGGTTCAGCGTGGTGAACAGCGCGATGATCTTGCTGTTCCTCAGCGGCATGGTGGCGATGATCATGATCCGCACGCTTCGCAGGGACATCACCCAGTACAACCAGCTGGAGACTGTCGAGGAGACTGCCGAGGAGACGGGGTGGAAGCTGGTTCACGGCGACGTGTtcaggccgccgcccgcgcccggcgcgctgTCCGTGTGCATCGGCACCGGATCCCAGCTCCTCGGCATGACCTTCGTGACGATGATCTTCGCGGTGCTCGGTTTCCTGTCCCCCGCCAACCGCGGCGGGCTGATGACGGCGATGCTCATGCTCTTCGTCTTTATGGGCGTCATCAACGGTTACGTCACCGGTCGAATGCTCCGAGGCTTCGCGCTGACGGACTGGCAGGGACACACGTTGAAGACGGCGCTGGCGTTCCCgtccgtcgtcttcgccgtgGTGTTCGCGCTCAACCTGCTCGTCTGGGGCCGACGCAGCGCGGCTGCGGTTCCCTTTGGCACGCTGGTCGCGCTTCTCCTGCTCTGGGGCGCCATCAACACTCCGCTCGTCTACGTGGGATCTTACTTTGGATTcaagacgacgccgccggagacTCCCGTCAGGACGAACAAGATTCCGAGGCAGGTTCCCCCGCAGCCCTGGTACATGTCCCCTTGGTTCAGCGCTCTCGTCGGAGGCGTCCTCCCCTTTGGCGCGGTTTTCATCGAGCTCTTCTTCATCCTCACCTCGATGTGGCTGCATCAGACGTACTACATCTTCGGCATCCTCTTCCTCGTCTACCTCATACTGGTCCTGACGTGCGCGGAGATCACGATCGTGCTGTGCTACTTCCAGCTGTGCGGCGAGGACTACAGGTGGTGGTGGCGATCGTTCTTCACGTCCGGCTCGTCCGCCCTGTACGTGTTCATGTACAGCGCATTTTACTTTGCGACGAAATTGGACATCACGCGGACGGTGCCGACGGTGATGTACTTTTGCTACATGGGTCTGCTGAGCCTGGGCTTCCTGATGATCACCGGCACGGTGGGTTTCGTGTCGTGCCTCGGGTTCGTGCGCGCCATCTACGGCTCCGTCAAGATCGACTAA
- a CDS encoding predicted protein: MPGTPTTKLKDLKNCIEAQQFDAEMLKELFVVADAMAEVKPGSPESRMLQGFNMATLFYEPSTRTRLSFEGAMGKLGGGILSTESAGEYSSAAKGETLEDTIRTVEGYADIIVLRHFSAGAARRAANAADTPVINAGDGPGQHPTQALLDTYTIYNELGRLENLKIGLVGDLANGRTVRSLASMMTNFADVSFYFIAPDVVKMGQDIKDELDEKGIRWEESEDLLGVASEVDVLYQTRIQKERFGDRLDEYEACRGIYTVDRAVMDAMRRDAIVMHPLPRLDEITTEVDSDPRAAYFRQARNGLYVRMALLKVLLKV; encoded by the exons atGCCCGGTACCCCCACGACCAAACTCAAGGACCTCAAGAACTGCATCGAGGCGCAGCAATTCGACGCGGAGATGCTCAAGGagctcttcgtcgtcgccgacgcgatggccgagGTCAAGCCCGGATCGCCCGAGTCCCGGATGCTCCAGGGCTTTAACATGGCCACCCTGTTCTACGAACCCTCGACGCGCACCCGCCTCTCCTTCGAGGGCGCCATGGgcaagctcggcggcgggatcctgTCCACCGAATCCGCGGGCGAGtactccagcgcggcgaagggcgagACCCTGGAAGACACCATCCGCACGGTGGAGGGATACGCGGACATCATCGTGCTGCGGCACTtcagcgccggcgccgcgcgaagggcggcgaacgcggcggacacTCCCGTCATAAACGCGGGCGATGGACCCGG GCAACACCCCACTCAGGCGCTGCTCGACACCTACACCATCTACAACGAGCTCGGGCGGCTCGAGAACCTCAAGatcggcctcgtcggcgacctcgccaacGGCCGCACCGTTCGCTCGCTGGCGTCCATGATGACCAACTTCGCGGACGTGTCGTTTTATTTCATCGCGCCGGACGTCGTCAAGATGGGCCAGGACATTAAAGACGAGCTGGACGAGAAGGGGATCAGGTGGGAGGAATCCGAGGACCTGCTCGGGGTGGCGTCCGAGGTTGACGTACTGTACCAGACGCGCATCCAGAAGGAACGGTTCGGCGACAGGCTGGACGAGTACGAGGCGTGTCG GGGCATCTACACCGTGGACCGCGCGGTGATGGACGCCATGCGGAGGGACGCCATCGTCATGCACCCGCTCCCGCGGCTCGACGAGATCACCACGGAGGTGGACTCCgacccgagggcggcgtACTTCAGGCAGGCGAGGAACGGGCTGTACGTCCGCATGGCGCTGCTCAAGGTTCTGCTCAAGGTTTGA